From the Companilactobacillus ginsenosidimutans genome, the window AAATTTCCAATTGCAAAACAACGCCCAGGAAGATAATAATTAGAGCAAAAGACCACAGAATAATACCCCAAGCACCTGTGGGCTGAATGTAATACTTCTTCGACATAAAATACCCTCCGAAAGGTCAAATTGACATGATTAAATTGTACACCGACGCCGGTTTAAATACTAATCAAAACTTAGCCGCAATCTCATTTGTTTATCACACTGAAAAAACTTCAAAAAGCTTTGTTGAACCACAAAAAGAACAGGACAATCATTATCTAGAATTTTTGGCTGTCCAAGCTGCATTAACCGATCTAATTGATCAAAAATTGAACGATGACATTCTACAACTGAACTGTGATAGTCAAATAGTTGTCGACAGCATTGGTAAAAATTATTCTAAGCATTATCAGGAGATGGTAGACGTCATTATGCCATTACTTGATAAATTTCCAACTTACTTTGTAAAACATATTTCTGACAAAGAAAATGGAGCAGCACACGCCCTAATTCATCAGGAACTAATCCACCTACGAAAATCATAAAAAAACATAAGTATTCTAATTATAAATTGACTTGAGATTGTGATACGATTAAATCGCTTACAAATTTAAGCTAGGAGGATTTTGCTGATGTATTACGTTCTAATGAAAGATCGAGATATTCGTGACAATCTTGCAACTGAACAATATCTCATGAACAACGTTGAATTTGATGAACCATTAGTTCTTTTTTACATTGAAAAACCATGTATCATTGTAGGAAGAAACCAAAACACACTTGAAGAAATTAACAGTGACTACGTAAAAGACAACAATATTACTGTTACTCGTCGTATTTCTGGTGGTGGTGCAGTTTATCAAGATCTTGGTAACTTATGTTTTAGTTTCGTTGTCAATTCTGACGACAAGAATTTTGGTGATTTCAAATCATTTACTCAACCTATTATTGATGCGCTTCATGATATGGGTGCAACTACTGCCGAAGTTTCAGGTAGAAATGATTTATTAGTTGATGGTAAGAAATTCTCTGGTAATGCCATGTATTCAAGAAACGGAAAAACTTTCTCACATGGAACATTATCACTTGACGTTGATTTAAACGTCCTTACAGACGCATTAAAAGTTGCTAAAGACAAGATTGCGTCCAAAGGTATTAAATCAATCAGAAGTCGTGTTACTAACTTAAAACCTTATCTTGATGAAAAATATCAAAACTTGAGTACTGAAGAATTTAGAGATCGTTTACTTCTTGAATTATTCCATGCTAACTCAGTCGACGAAATCAAAGATAAAGAATATATTGTTTCCCCAGAACAACAAAAAGAAATCGATAAGATTAAAGAAGATTATTACTACAACTGGGATTGGGTTTACGGTAAATCACCTGAATTCACTGCCAAACAACGTAAACATTTTGATATGGGAACTGTTGATGTTAGATATAATGTTGCTGATGGTAAAATTGACCATGTTGAAATTTACGGAGATTACTTTGGTATGAAGGATTCTACAGATATCAAAAATAAATTAACTGGAACAGTGTTTGACCGTGATGACATTTTAAAAGTATTAGATTCATTTAATTTGGATTACTATTTCCATGGAATTCCACAAGACGAACTTTCAAAACTATTTACACCCTAATATATAATTACGAATAATTTTGGCTTGAGTTTTTTCAAACTCAGGCTTTTTTTCTTGAGGAGGACAAAATGTATTTTTACAGAATGAGATCAACAGATATTCGAGATAACCTAGCAACTGAACAATATTTGATGAATAACGTCGAGTTCGATGTGCCACTAGTTTTATTTTATATCCAAAAACCCTGCATAATTGTCGGCCGTCACCAAAATACGCTTGAGGAAATCAACTCCGATTATGTTAAGAAACACAATATTACTATTACAAGAAGATTTTCTGGTGGTGGCGCAGTATATGATGATCTAGGAAATATCAGTTTTAGTTTCGTTGTAAACTCTGATAGTGACAATTTTGGTAATTTTAAAAAACTTACGAAACCAATTATTGATGCATTAAAAGATATGGGTGCAACTACCGCTGAAGTGTCGGGTAGAAATGACTTAATGGTTGATGGTAAGAAATTCTCTGGTAATGCTATGTATACCAAAAATGGGAAAATGTTTTCTCACGGTACCCTAGCCTACGATGTAGATCTTACTGTCCTCAGCAAAGCATTAAATGTTCCAAAAGATAAGATCGAATCCAAAGGAATAAAATCAGTTAAGTCTAGAGTTACAAATGTTAAGCCATATTTGAAACCAGAATATCAGAAGCTAACGACTGAAGAATTCCGTGACCGATTAATAATGGAGTTATTCCATACTGACAATCTAAATTCTATTGCAAATAAGGAATATAAATTAACAGAGGCAGACAAAACTGCAATCCAAAAATTAAATGATGACTACTATTACAACTGGGACTGGGTCTATGGAAAGTCTCCTGACTTCACAGTTAAAAATCGCAAACATTTCAACATGGGAACAATTGATGTCAGATATGAAGTGTCTGAAGGTAAAATAAAGTCCCTCG encodes:
- a CDS encoding RNase H family protein — translated: MIKLYTDAGLNTNQNLAAISFVYHTEKTSKSFVEPQKEQDNHYLEFLAVQAALTDLIDQKLNDDILQLNCDSQIVVDSIGKNYSKHYQEMVDVIMPLLDKFPTYFVKHISDKENGAAHALIHQELIHLRKS
- a CDS encoding lipoate--protein ligase encodes the protein MYYVLMKDRDIRDNLATEQYLMNNVEFDEPLVLFYIEKPCIIVGRNQNTLEEINSDYVKDNNITVTRRISGGGAVYQDLGNLCFSFVVNSDDKNFGDFKSFTQPIIDALHDMGATTAEVSGRNDLLVDGKKFSGNAMYSRNGKTFSHGTLSLDVDLNVLTDALKVAKDKIASKGIKSIRSRVTNLKPYLDEKYQNLSTEEFRDRLLLELFHANSVDEIKDKEYIVSPEQQKEIDKIKEDYYYNWDWVYGKSPEFTAKQRKHFDMGTVDVRYNVADGKIDHVEIYGDYFGMKDSTDIKNKLTGTVFDRDDILKVLDSFNLDYYFHGIPQDELSKLFTP
- a CDS encoding lipoate--protein ligase codes for the protein MYFYRMRSTDIRDNLATEQYLMNNVEFDVPLVLFYIQKPCIIVGRHQNTLEEINSDYVKKHNITITRRFSGGGAVYDDLGNISFSFVVNSDSDNFGNFKKLTKPIIDALKDMGATTAEVSGRNDLMVDGKKFSGNAMYTKNGKMFSHGTLAYDVDLTVLSKALNVPKDKIESKGIKSVKSRVTNVKPYLKPEYQKLTTEEFRDRLIMELFHTDNLNSIANKEYKLTEADKTAIQKLNDDYYYNWDWVYGKSPDFTVKNRKHFNMGTIDVRYEVSEGKIKSLEIYGDYFGKKDSNDIKQKLIGIDYDSEQITKVLKTFDLDNYFSGVSENELFTLFTK